One stretch of Thalassovita sp. DNA includes these proteins:
- a CDS encoding TetR/AcrR family transcriptional regulator, with protein sequence MARGLARDHDEKRAALRKGAAAYFATHGFDRASMTGAAKSCGVSKALIYHYWASKEDLLFDILDEHLSDLVEVVEGQRGAGMGGLIAAILEEYAGADAEHKLQLDALGVLPEDKQKPLIGLQLRLVDIMSDTVISVAPDLQNNPDRLRAAVMSVFAVLNWFYMWHRPGKGLSREAYAELATDFVVGGLRAL encoded by the coding sequence ATGGCGCGCGGACTGGCACGCGATCACGATGAAAAACGCGCAGCGCTCCGCAAGGGCGCTGCAGCTTACTTTGCGACCCATGGGTTTGACCGTGCCTCAATGACCGGCGCGGCCAAATCCTGTGGCGTGTCAAAGGCGCTGATCTATCACTACTGGGCCTCGAAAGAGGACCTGCTGTTTGACATCCTTGATGAACATCTGAGCGACCTTGTTGAGGTTGTCGAAGGGCAGCGCGGTGCCGGGATGGGTGGTCTGATTGCCGCCATCCTTGAGGAATACGCCGGTGCTGACGCGGAACATAAACTGCAGCTGGACGCGCTGGGTGTTCTGCCGGAAGACAAACAGAAACCGCTGATTGGTCTGCAGCTGCGGCTGGTGGATATCATGTCTGACACAGTAATTTCTGTGGCCCCGGATTTGCAGAACAACCCGGACCGTCTGCGCGCCGCCGTGATGAGCGTTTTTGCGGTTCTGAACTGGTTTTACATGTGGCACCGCCCGGGCAAAGGGTTGAGCCGCGAAGCCTATGCTGAACTGGCGACCGACTTTGTGGTGGGCGGTCTGCGGGCACTCTGA
- a CDS encoding ATP-dependent Clp protease proteolytic subunit, with protein sequence MSKDTDKSEEGGGAFASLFLKSRSVLVTGEINDKLANKVVTQLLALAEESDDPINMFISSPGGHVESGDMVHDMIKFITPKVRTIGSGWVASAGALIFIGAEKEDRYCLPNTRFLLHQPSGGIGGQVTDMQIQAEQIRIMRERFDHLFAAATGQTPEKISADTQRDFWLTTDEAVAYGLLDKVIERADQLG encoded by the coding sequence ATGAGTAAAGACACCGACAAGAGCGAGGAGGGCGGGGGCGCCTTTGCTTCGCTGTTTCTCAAAAGCCGCAGCGTGCTGGTCACGGGGGAGATCAACGACAAGCTGGCAAACAAAGTGGTTACGCAGCTTTTGGCACTGGCCGAAGAAAGCGACGATCCGATCAACATGTTCATCTCATCCCCCGGCGGTCACGTCGAAAGTGGTGACATGGTGCATGACATGATCAAGTTCATCACCCCCAAGGTCCGCACCATCGGATCCGGCTGGGTGGCCAGTGCTGGCGCGCTGATCTTCATCGGGGCAGAGAAGGAAGACCGCTACTGCCTGCCCAACACCCGTTTCCTGCTGCACCAGCCCTCAGGCGGGATTGGCGGTCAGGTGACTGATATGCAGATCCAGGCGGAACAGATCCGGATCATGCGGGAACGGTTTGACCACCTGTTTGCCGCAGCCACAGGCCAGACCCCTGAAAAGATCAGTGCAGACACCCAGCGGGATTTCTGGCTGACCACCGATGAGGCGGTGGCCTATGGGTTGCTGGATAAGGTGATCGAACGGGCGGATCAGCTGGGCTGA
- a CDS encoding cytochrome c, translated as MKITALPLVLTLGLATAALAHEGVSDPQVKSRMMVMEEIRINMGAIGGMAKGKLPFDAKKAETAKSKLLKASAKVQPAFKPAAQDPASEAAPAIWSDWDGFSAKAVAMDVALEALDTSSLESLKAGLGAIGQSCGGCHKVYRIKK; from the coding sequence ATGAAGATCACAGCCCTACCCCTCGTTCTGACATTGGGATTGGCCACTGCCGCCTTGGCACATGAAGGGGTCAGTGACCCGCAGGTCAAATCCCGCATGATGGTCATGGAAGAGATCCGCATCAACATGGGCGCGATCGGCGGCATGGCCAAAGGCAAGCTGCCCTTTGACGCCAAAAAGGCCGAAACGGCAAAGTCCAAACTGCTGAAAGCCTCGGCCAAGGTGCAGCCTGCGTTCAAACCGGCCGCGCAGGACCCGGCCAGCGAAGCCGCCCCCGCGATCTGGAGTGACTGGGACGGTTTTTCCGCCAAAGCGGTCGCTATGGACGTAGCCCTAGAGGCGCTGGATACCTCATCATTGGAGTCATTGAAGGCCGGCCTTGGCGCCATTGGCCAAAGTTGCGGTGGATGTCATAAAGTCTACCGTATCAAGAAGTGA
- a CDS encoding C40 family peptidase, translating into MTTLTKDRRQLPANARVAASKLKGLIEAPRFVEGDTRIVARPVVDLLNAPLGRRERQLVLGEPVMRYETRDGWCFVQSLRDGYVGYVQAQDLEDRRAPTHRVIAKSTHIYSEPNFKSRERMALSLGSGLSARGQENGFLVVADGFVPLIHLRDAGARDHDMLTVAERYLGTPYLWGGNSIWGIDCSGLVQAACLSCGIDCPGDSDQQEAELGRALPEGTQPRKGDLLFWKGHVALVAGKNRILHANAGSMTTTYEDMDAAIARIIAAGDGPVTSHKRLPRLKKPAV; encoded by the coding sequence ATGACCACGCTGACCAAGGACCGCCGCCAACTGCCCGCCAACGCCCGTGTCGCAGCCAGCAAGCTGAAAGGCCTGATTGAGGCGCCGCGATTTGTTGAGGGGGATACCCGGATTGTCGCGCGGCCCGTGGTGGACCTGTTGAATGCGCCGCTGGGACGGCGGGAACGTCAACTGGTGCTGGGCGAACCTGTGATGCGCTATGAAACGCGCGATGGTTGGTGTTTCGTGCAATCCCTGCGCGACGGTTACGTGGGCTATGTGCAGGCGCAGGATCTGGAAGATCGCCGCGCCCCCACCCACCGGGTTATTGCCAAATCAACCCACATCTATTCTGAGCCAAACTTCAAATCGCGCGAACGCATGGCGCTGAGCCTCGGCTCGGGCCTGTCAGCGCGGGGTCAGGAAAACGGCTTCCTCGTGGTGGCGGATGGCTTCGTGCCACTGATCCATTTGCGCGACGCGGGCGCGCGGGACCATGATATGCTGACGGTCGCGGAACGCTATCTGGGCACGCCCTACCTTTGGGGGGGCAACTCCATTTGGGGGATCGATTGTTCCGGTCTGGTGCAGGCGGCCTGCCTGTCCTGCGGGATTGACTGTCCCGGTGACAGCGACCAACAAGAGGCCGAGCTGGGCCGCGCCCTGCCAGAGGGCACCCAGCCGCGCAAAGGTGACCTGCTGTTCTGGAAAGGGCATGTGGCGCTGGTGGCGGGAAAGAACCGAATTCTGCACGCCAATGCGGGCAGCATGACCACCACCTACGAAGATATGGATGCCGCGATTGCCCGGATCATCGCCGCTGGGGATGGTCCCGTGACATCGCATAAGCGCCTGCCACGGCTCAAGAAACCGGCTGTCTGA
- the paaK gene encoding phenylacetate--CoA ligase PaaK: MKDLSPKPGDLEHIETASRDEIASVQLQRMKWSLRHAYDNVPFYKKAFDEAGVHPDDLTSLADLAKFPFTVKQDLRDHYPFGLFAVPRDQIARVHASSGTTGQPTVVGYTKNDLEMWNDVVARSLRASGLRSGDVLHNAYGYGLFTGGLGIHGGAEKLGLTVVPVSGGMTQRQVRLIEDFQADGMTVTPSYALSILDEYAKQGRDPRESPLKVGIFGAEPWTNAMRKEIEDAFDMHAVDIYGLSEVIGPGVANECVETKDGLHIWEDHFYPEIIDPETGEVLPDGELGELVFTSLTKEAFPIIRYRTRDLTRLLPGTARSMRRMEKVTGRSDDMIILRGVNVFPTQIEEQLMDVPALAPHFQIELSRPDRMDLMTVHVELAEGLSADARDAAAKSLSGKVKSNVGISVKVNVTEPGQVARSEGKAVRIVDNRPKES; the protein is encoded by the coding sequence ATGAAAGATCTCTCCCCCAAGCCGGGTGATCTGGAACATATCGAAACCGCATCGCGTGATGAGATTGCCTCGGTGCAATTGCAGCGGATGAAATGGTCGCTGCGCCACGCCTATGACAACGTGCCCTTCTACAAGAAGGCCTTTGATGAGGCCGGCGTGCATCCTGACGATCTGACCTCGCTGGCGGATCTGGCCAAGTTTCCCTTCACCGTGAAACAGGATCTGCGCGATCACTACCCCTTTGGCCTGTTTGCTGTGCCGCGGGATCAGATCGCACGTGTCCATGCCTCCTCAGGGACCACGGGGCAGCCGACGGTGGTGGGTTACACCAAAAACGATCTGGAGATGTGGAACGATGTGGTGGCGCGATCGCTGCGCGCCTCCGGCCTGCGGTCGGGTGATGTGTTGCACAACGCCTACGGCTACGGATTGTTCACCGGCGGTCTGGGCATTCACGGCGGCGCCGAAAAGCTGGGGCTGACCGTTGTGCCGGTCTCAGGCGGGATGACGCAGCGCCAGGTGCGCTTGATTGAGGATTTTCAGGCCGATGGCATGACCGTTACGCCGTCCTACGCGCTGTCGATCCTTGATGAATACGCCAAACAGGGCCGCGATCCGCGCGAAAGCCCGTTGAAGGTGGGGATCTTTGGCGCGGAGCCCTGGACCAACGCCATGCGCAAGGAAATCGAAGACGCCTTTGATATGCACGCGGTGGACATCTACGGCCTGTCCGAGGTGATCGGCCCCGGCGTGGCCAACGAATGTGTGGAAACCAAAGACGGGCTGCACATCTGGGAAGATCACTTCTACCCCGAAATCATCGATCCTGAGACCGGTGAGGTGCTGCCAGATGGCGAACTGGGCGAGTTGGTCTTTACCTCCCTGACCAAAGAGGCCTTCCCGATCATTCGTTATCGCACCCGGGACCTGACCCGTCTGTTGCCCGGCACAGCGCGTTCGATGCGCCGGATGGAGAAAGTTACCGGCCGCAGTGATGACATGATCATCCTGCGCGGTGTAAACGTCTTCCCGACCCAGATCGAAGAGCAGCTGATGGATGTGCCCGCCCTTGCGCCGCATTTCCAGATCGAACTGAGCCGCCCGGACCGTATGGACCTGATGACGGTGCATGTGGAACTGGCCGAAGGGCTGAGCGCCGACGCGCGCGACGCCGCGGCCAAATCCCTGAGTGGCAAGGTGAAGTCCAATGTCGGCATCTCGGTCAAGGTGAATGTAACGGAACCGGGGCAGGTGGCGCGCAGCGAAGGCAAGGCCGTGCGTATCGTCGACAACCGCCCCAAGGAGAGTTGA
- a CDS encoding 3-hydroxyacyl-CoA dehydrogenase NAD-binding domain-containing protein — MQIQKVAILGGGLIGASWAALFLSRGLTVAIADPRAEAEGFCRQLITEAWPHLAALAAIPETPNWDALQFSQSIAEACQDADLVQDCGPDRIEVKRAMVAEAETTLRPEAIFASSTSSLIASDIQAGAHHPERVLVAHPMNPPHLVPLVELVAGNHTDPNAIAAAQQFYDAMDRVTVIAQKERPGHIANRLTSALYREAVNIVAEGIATVQDVDKAIAYGPGMRWALMGPHLIYHLGGGPGGYRHYLDHLGPTQAERWKDLGTPALTPDLIETMVSQLDASLAEVDDAALKSSRDAALVALAKLKQDLPV, encoded by the coding sequence ATGCAAATTCAGAAAGTTGCCATTCTTGGCGGTGGCCTTATCGGGGCCAGCTGGGCCGCGCTGTTCCTATCACGCGGATTGACCGTGGCCATAGCGGACCCACGGGCTGAGGCCGAAGGCTTTTGCCGCCAGCTGATCACAGAGGCCTGGCCGCATCTGGCGGCGCTGGCGGCGATTCCTGAGACCCCGAATTGGGACGCGCTGCAGTTCAGCCAATCGATCGCTGAGGCCTGTCAGGACGCCGATCTGGTGCAGGACTGTGGCCCTGACCGGATTGAGGTCAAACGCGCCATGGTGGCCGAGGCTGAAACCACGCTGCGACCAGAAGCGATTTTTGCCTCCTCCACCTCCTCGCTGATAGCCAGCGATATTCAGGCGGGGGCGCACCATCCCGAACGGGTGCTGGTCGCCCATCCAATGAACCCACCACATCTGGTGCCATTGGTTGAGCTGGTTGCGGGGAACCATACGGATCCGAATGCAATTGCCGCCGCACAGCAGTTTTATGACGCCATGGATCGGGTCACCGTCATTGCGCAGAAAGAACGCCCCGGTCATATCGCCAATCGCCTGACCTCAGCGCTCTATCGCGAGGCGGTGAACATCGTCGCGGAAGGCATCGCCACGGTGCAGGATGTGGACAAGGCGATCGCCTATGGGCCCGGTATGCGGTGGGCCCTGATGGGGCCGCATCTGATCTATCATCTTGGCGGCGGGCCCGGTGGCTACCGCCACTATCTGGATCACCTCGGCCCGACGCAGGCCGAACGCTGGAAAGATCTGGGCACACCCGCACTGACGCCCGACTTGATTGAGACGATGGTGAGCCAGTTGGATGCATCGCTGGCTGAGGTCGATGATGCGGCGCTGAAATCCAGCCGTGACGCCGCCCTAGTCGCCCTTGCCAAGCTGAAGCAGGACCTGCCGGTCTAG
- a CDS encoding leucyl aminopeptidase family protein, with protein sequence MSPRFATQADAPIAVHLVDAEGLQSWIDQQPARLQTWVRGSGFKPALGKVLLIPGASGAVEEVLVGYGTAAARKRSRFHLAAAVPALPEGAYQIASGLSSDLAEQEALGWLLASYGFDRYAGSKPKPVTLVAPDGVDAAKVEAIAAGEFLTRDLINTPANDMGPEELEAAATALATQHGATIKVTRGEDLLTQNFPMIHTVGRASDRAPRLIDMRWGESGPKLTLVGKGVCFDTGGLNLKPGASMGLMKKDMGGAATVLGLAQMIMALGLPLQLRVLVPAVENAVSGNAFRPGDILPSRKGLSVEINNTDAEGRLVLADALAYGAEENPDMMLSMATLTGAARVAVGADLAPFFCDDDATANRLMQAATTVADPLWRLPFWDPYEAQIEPGIADLDNAPKGGFGGAITAALFLRRFAGEDVNYSHFDVYGWQPSAAPARPKGGVGMGARALLEALPDLLEL encoded by the coding sequence ATGTCCCCTCGTTTCGCCACCCAAGCCGATGCGCCCATCGCTGTGCATCTGGTTGACGCCGAAGGGCTGCAATCCTGGATCGATCAACAACCGGCACGGCTGCAGACATGGGTGCGTGGCAGCGGGTTTAAACCCGCCCTGGGCAAGGTGCTGCTGATCCCCGGCGCCAGTGGCGCGGTGGAAGAGGTTCTGGTGGGCTACGGCACGGCCGCTGCCCGCAAACGCAGCCGGTTCCATCTGGCCGCCGCGGTGCCTGCGTTGCCCGAAGGCGCGTATCAGATCGCCTCGGGCTTGTCCTCTGACCTGGCCGAGCAAGAGGCGCTGGGCTGGCTTTTGGCCTCTTACGGCTTTGATCGTTACGCCGGCAGCAAACCGAAACCTGTGACACTGGTCGCACCGGACGGGGTGGACGCCGCCAAGGTTGAGGCGATTGCCGCAGGGGAATTCCTGACCCGCGATCTGATCAACACCCCAGCCAATGACATGGGCCCGGAGGAGTTGGAAGCTGCCGCAACCGCCTTGGCCACGCAACACGGCGCGACGATTAAGGTCACCCGTGGGGAGGATCTGTTGACCCAGAACTTCCCGATGATCCATACGGTTGGGCGCGCCAGCGACCGCGCCCCGCGGCTGATCGATATGCGGTGGGGCGAAAGTGGCCCCAAGCTGACCCTCGTGGGTAAAGGCGTGTGTTTTGACACGGGCGGTCTGAATCTCAAACCCGGCGCCAGCATGGGGCTGATGAAAAAGGACATGGGCGGCGCGGCCACGGTTCTGGGACTGGCCCAAATGATCATGGCGCTGGGCCTGCCGCTGCAACTGCGGGTGCTGGTGCCTGCGGTGGAAAATGCGGTCTCTGGCAATGCCTTCCGCCCCGGCGATATCCTGCCGTCGCGCAAGGGTCTCAGCGTTGAGATCAACAACACCGATGCCGAGGGGCGCCTGGTGCTGGCCGATGCACTAGCCTATGGCGCCGAAGAAAACCCCGACATGATGCTGTCGATGGCGACGCTGACTGGCGCTGCGCGGGTGGCAGTTGGCGCCGATCTGGCGCCGTTCTTCTGCGATGATGATGCAACCGCCAACCGCTTGATGCAGGCCGCGACCACGGTGGCAGATCCGCTGTGGCGCTTGCCGTTCTGGGATCCCTATGAGGCGCAGATTGAACCGGGCATCGCTGATCTGGACAATGCGCCCAAGGGCGGCTTTGGCGGGGCGATCACCGCCGCCCTGTTCCTGCGCCGCTTCGCTGGGGAGGATGTGAATTACAGCCACTTTGACGTTTACGGCTGGCAGCCAAGCGCCGCGCCGGCCCGTCCCAAGGGGGGCGTCGGCATGGGCGCGCGTGCCCTGTTGGAGGCCCTGCCAGATCTGCTGGAGCTTTGA
- the paaZ gene encoding phenylacetic acid degradation bifunctional protein PaaZ, with protein sequence MLTPESYACGQWVAPGENATEITGPVTGELIARAGGSTLDMQAMLDFARSKGGPALRAMTFHQRAKMLKALATYLDGRKDELYALNPMTGATKRDGWVDIDGGIGTTFVIASKGRREMPDGHVYLDGDVEQLSRNGTLLGQHIAVPLQGVAVHINAFNFPVWGMMEKLAPTLLAGVPAIVKPATQTCYLTEACFRMIIDSGLLPEGAVQLIVGRTGDLLDRLTAQDVVSFTGSADTAAMLRANPKLVENSTRFVAEQDSLNAAILGADATPDSPEFALFVKEAVAEMTTKAGQKCTAMRRLIVPATQLDAVIEAMGTKLAALTIGDPSDKANRMGALASLGQKADVLEKLAILKKEARVVHGDPDSLPADLAACAFLPPVLLACDDPDSAVSVHSVEAFGPVSTLLPYRDTAHAAEIANRGGGSLVASLFTNDPAIAREVTLASAAWHGRLYVMGRASADEATGHGSPLPHMIHGGPGRAGGGEELGGVRGVLHYMQRTAIQGSPDVLTAITGTWIKGAAELTGPSHPFQRTFREIQIGETIHTDPRTISLEDIEHFAHFTGDTFYAHMDEEAAVANPFFPGRVAHGYLLLSFAAGLFVQPDPGPVLANTGLNSLSFQKPVSPGDSVKVRLTAKRKTQRTDEYGEVAWNATLTNQDGDQVAEYELLTMVAYER encoded by the coding sequence ATGCTGACACCTGAAAGCTACGCCTGCGGCCAATGGGTCGCCCCCGGCGAAAACGCCACTGAAATCACCGGCCCTGTTACCGGTGAGCTGATCGCCCGCGCGGGTGGTTCTACGCTGGACATGCAGGCGATGCTGGACTTCGCCCGCAGCAAAGGCGGCCCTGCCCTGCGCGCGATGACCTTCCACCAGCGCGCCAAGATGCTGAAGGCACTGGCGACCTATCTGGATGGCCGCAAAGACGAACTTTATGCGCTGAACCCGATGACCGGCGCGACCAAACGGGACGGTTGGGTCGACATTGACGGCGGCATCGGCACAACCTTTGTCATCGCCTCCAAAGGCCGCCGTGAAATGCCGGACGGACATGTCTATCTGGACGGCGATGTGGAACAGCTGTCGCGCAACGGCACCCTGCTGGGGCAGCATATTGCCGTTCCGCTGCAAGGGGTTGCGGTGCATATCAACGCGTTCAACTTCCCCGTCTGGGGCATGATGGAAAAGCTGGCCCCGACCCTGCTGGCCGGTGTACCCGCGATTGTGAAACCGGCCACCCAGACCTGTTACCTGACTGAGGCCTGTTTCCGCATGATCATCGACTCGGGCCTCCTGCCCGAAGGGGCCGTGCAGCTGATCGTGGGCCGCACCGGTGATCTGCTGGACCGGTTGACCGCGCAGGATGTGGTCAGCTTCACCGGTTCCGCCGACACCGCCGCAATGCTGCGCGCCAACCCCAAGCTGGTGGAAAACTCCACCCGGTTTGTCGCCGAACAGGACAGCCTGAACGCCGCGATCCTCGGCGCTGATGCCACCCCGGACAGCCCCGAGTTTGCGCTGTTTGTGAAGGAAGCCGTGGCCGAGATGACCACCAAAGCGGGGCAAAAATGTACTGCCATGCGCCGGCTGATCGTGCCCGCGACCCAGCTGGACGCTGTGATTGAGGCCATGGGCACCAAGCTGGCCGCGCTGACCATTGGCGATCCGTCGGACAAGGCAAACCGCATGGGCGCGCTGGCCTCACTGGGGCAGAAGGCCGACGTGCTGGAAAAGCTCGCCATCCTGAAAAAAGAGGCCCGCGTGGTGCATGGCGATCCCGACAGCCTGCCGGCCGATCTGGCCGCCTGCGCCTTCCTGCCGCCGGTCCTGCTGGCCTGTGATGATCCCGACAGCGCCGTTTCGGTACATTCGGTAGAGGCTTTTGGCCCTGTCTCCACCCTGCTGCCCTACCGCGACACCGCCCATGCGGCGGAGATTGCCAACCGGGGTGGCGGTTCGCTGGTTGCGTCCCTGTTCACCAATGATCCCGCCATTGCGCGCGAGGTCACGCTGGCCTCTGCCGCCTGGCATGGCCGCCTTTACGTGATGGGCCGCGCCTCCGCCGATGAAGCCACCGGCCATGGTTCGCCCCTGCCGCATATGATCCACGGCGGCCCCGGCCGCGCCGGTGGCGGCGAAGAACTGGGCGGCGTGCGCGGCGTCTTGCACTACATGCAGCGCACCGCCATTCAGGGCAGCCCGGACGTGCTGACCGCGATCACCGGCACCTGGATCAAAGGCGCGGCGGAACTGACCGGCCCCAGCCACCCGTTCCAGCGCACCTTCCGCGAAATCCAGATTGGCGAGACGATCCACACCGATCCGCGCACCATTTCGCTGGAGGATATTGAGCATTTCGCCCATTTCACCGGCGATACCTTCTACGCCCATATGGATGAAGAGGCCGCAGTGGCGAACCCCTTCTTCCCCGGCCGTGTGGCACATGGCTATCTGCTGTTGTCCTTCGCGGCGGGCCTGTTTGTGCAGCCCGATCCCGGTCCGGTTCTGGCCAACACCGGCCTTAACAGCCTGAGCTTCCAGAAACCGGTCAGCCCTGGTGACAGCGTGAAGGTGCGCCTGACCGCCAAGCGCAAGACCCAACGTACGGATGAATATGGTGAAGTTGCCTGGAACGCGACACTGACCAATCAGGACGGCGATCAGGTGGCGGAATATGAGCTACTGACCATGGTGGCCTACGAACGCTAA
- the paaI gene encoding hydroxyphenylacetyl-CoA thioesterase PaaI, whose translation MTAEDRAARSAQVMWSTDQASQALGMEITAVSPGGAVLTMRVRDEMLNGHGICHGGYIFTLADSAFAFACNSYNQLVVAQENTITYLAPGQPGELLTATAVEQSKTGRSGVYDVTVTGEDGRKVALFRGLSRQIKGQHFEE comes from the coding sequence ATCACCGCCGAGGACCGGGCAGCGCGTTCGGCGCAGGTCATGTGGTCCACCGATCAGGCCAGTCAGGCCTTGGGGATGGAGATCACCGCGGTCAGCCCGGGTGGCGCGGTTCTGACCATGCGGGTGCGGGATGAGATGCTGAACGGCCACGGCATCTGTCATGGCGGCTATATCTTCACGCTGGCTGACAGCGCCTTTGCCTTTGCCTGCAACAGCTACAACCAACTGGTTGTGGCACAGGAAAACACCATCACCTATCTGGCCCCCGGTCAGCCGGGTGAACTGCTGACCGCAACGGCGGTGGAACAGTCCAAAACTGGGCGTTCGGGCGTTTACGATGTGACTGTGACCGGTGAAGACGGCCGTAAGGTGGCGCTGTTTCGCGGGCTGTCACGGCAGATCAAAGGCCAGCATTTCGAGGAATGA
- a CDS encoding DUF2794 domain-containing protein has protein sequence MNIEQPTPFPRPPVPEQVSFHRTELAVILSLYGRMVAAGEWRDYGISALRDRAVFSIFRRTAENPLYRIEKHPKLRLKQGQYCVISMDGQVLKRGNDLKTVLRGLERKLIRAID, from the coding sequence ATGAATATCGAGCAGCCGACACCCTTTCCCCGCCCACCTGTGCCGGAGCAGGTGTCCTTTCATCGCACCGAACTGGCCGTAATCCTGTCGCTTTACGGGCGGATGGTGGCCGCTGGCGAATGGCGCGATTACGGCATTTCGGCCCTGCGGGATCGGGCGGTTTTTTCGATCTTTCGCCGCACCGCTGAGAACCCGCTCTACCGGATTGAGAAACACCCGAAACTGCGCCTGAAACAGGGCCAATATTGCGTGATTTCGATGGACGGGCAGGTGCTGAAGCGCGGCAATGATCTGAAAACCGTTCTACGCGGGCTGGAACGCAAGCTGATCCGCGCAATCGACTGA
- a CDS encoding S-(hydroxymethyl)glutathione dehydrogenase/class III alcohol dehydrogenase: protein MRTRAAVAVEAGKPLEIMEVNLEGPKAGEVLVEIKATGICHTDEFTLSGADPEGMFPAILGHEGAGVVLEVGPGVTSLKPGDHVIPLYTPECRECEYCLNPKTNLCQSIRSTQGAGVMPDGTSRFSMLDGTPILHYMGCSTFSNHTVLPEIALAKVRPDAPFDKICYIGCGVTTGIGAVINTAKAEIGNRSIVFGLGGIGLNVIQGLSMAGADQIVGVDINPGKVEMAKKFGMTDFVNPTEVEGDLVGHLVELTGGGADYTFDATGNVQVMRTALESAHKGWGESIIIGVAPAGAEISTRPFQLVTGRSWRGTAFGGARGRTDVPKIVDWYMDGKIEIDPMITHTMGLEDINKGFDLMHAGESIRSVVVY, encoded by the coding sequence ATGCGTACAAGAGCCGCTGTTGCCGTAGAAGCAGGCAAACCGCTGGAAATTATGGAAGTGAACCTTGAAGGCCCGAAAGCCGGTGAGGTTCTGGTGGAAATCAAGGCCACCGGCATTTGCCATACAGATGAATTTACCCTGTCGGGCGCCGATCCTGAGGGCATGTTCCCCGCCATTCTGGGCCATGAAGGCGCCGGTGTGGTGCTGGAGGTAGGCCCCGGTGTCACCAGTCTGAAACCGGGCGATCATGTGATCCCGCTCTACACCCCGGAATGCCGTGAGTGTGAATACTGTCTGAACCCGAAAACCAACCTCTGCCAGTCGATCCGTTCGACCCAGGGCGCGGGTGTGATGCCTGACGGGACCAGCCGCTTCTCGATGTTGGATGGCACGCCGATCCTGCACTACATGGGCTGCTCGACCTTCTCAAACCACACGGTTCTGCCCGAAATTGCGCTGGCCAAGGTGCGCCCCGACGCACCCTTTGATAAGATCTGCTACATCGGCTGCGGCGTCACCACCGGCATCGGTGCGGTGATCAACACCGCTAAGGCCGAGATCGGCAACCGTTCGATCGTCTTTGGTCTGGGCGGCATTGGTCTGAACGTCATTCAGGGCCTGAGCATGGCCGGTGCGGATCAGATTGTGGGCGTGGACATCAACCCCGGCAAAGTCGAGATGGCGAAAAAATTCGGCATGACCGATTTCGTGAACCCGACCGAGGTCGAAGGTGATCTGGTGGGCCATCTGGTGGAACTGACTGGCGGCGGTGCAGACTACACCTTTGACGCCACCGGCAACGTGCAGGTGATGCGGACCGCGCTGGAATCGGCGCACAAAGGCTGGGGGGAATCGATCATCATCGGTGTGGCCCCGGCGGGCGCCGAAATCTCCACCCGTCCGTTCCAGCTGGTCACGGGCCGCAGCTGGCGCGGCACCGCCTTTGGCGGCGCACGTGGCCGGACCGATGTGCCGAAAATTGTTGATTGGTACATGGACGGCAAGATTGAGATCGATCCGATGATCACCCACACCATGGGTCTGGAAGACATCAACAAAGGCTTCGATCTGATGCATGCCGGCGAATCTATCCGCTCGGTGGTTGTGTACTGA